The Cicer arietinum cultivar CDC Frontier isolate Library 1 unplaced genomic scaffold, Cicar.CDCFrontier_v2.0 Ca_scaffold_6125_v2.0, whole genome shotgun sequence genome has a window encoding:
- the LOC101503442 gene encoding uncharacterized protein has translation MASLTPGIILKLLQAMNSDTRVTGDHRSPLLQLIGIVPALAGTDLFSNQGFYLNLSDSLNSTYVLLSHPDTDLILSNRLQLGQFLYVDRFHFNNPLPTVSNIRPLSTRHPFLGTPEPLVARISSSSRHFTIQPLSDSDDPLSLYLSQPSNQQQQHQQVQSNNSRQPLAPRDNLPVPQRFSSPATAKRSQSAGKFNKISAERDPSPAGKGKRSSSPVPSKCVVPSLVSAREENRKVSREAAIIVPSRYRQPSPTARKQPSPNPRRASISPGRRLSGGLKFSPVVVDSSAKKKMVAGISRVSDALVGSTKTTRKNWDELNVEGESKEKGTASRNRVDSQSILRTQAAMSRRLSDVKGQKFDDNESSTDENTKVCSPQSCSKSEKSKFAGLGITIHEKKWTDGSVPLDAVPANLERLGKEAMQRKALASAAAAAALEEANATECIIRNLSMFSDLCSVCKAKNPLPTIDRFFTIYEDVLKSTAMAETVANSHNIEKPNDSIPTEQSKSLSLWVEAALATDLQIVSLLTETGADTTPSALQKSLSKRHSLNATKYNLKVFSSPTSSPSDGVWTKGSGMKETVELGTSLLSEMQIWFLRFVEESLEAGFKVFGDCASDGKKTLPLDGGSIAIVLSHLKRVNAWLDRIVSKGNHSLADKIEKLKRKIYGFVIQHVGSSFDNSTSPISS, from the exons ATGGCTTCACTAACACCAGGAATAATCCTCAAACTACTACAAGCAATGAACTCCGACACACGTGTCACCGGCGACCATCGTTCCCCTCTTTTACAACTCATCGGAATTGTCCCAGCCTTAGCCGGCACCGATCTCTTCTCCAACCAAGGCTTTTACCTCAACCTCTCCGATTCACTTAATTCAACCTACGTCCTTCTCTCTCACCCTGACACTGACCTAATTCTCTCTAACCGTCTTCAATTAGGTCAATTCCTCTACGTCGATCGTTTCCATTTCAACAATCCTCTTCCCACTGTTTCCAATATTCGTCCCCTTTCTACTCGTCATCCCTTTTTAGGAACCCCTGAACCCTTGGTCGCTCGAATTTCATCTTCCTCTAGGCATTTTACTATTCAACCTCTCTCCGATTCTGACGATCCTCTTTCTCTTTATCTCTCACAACCTTCCAATCAACAACAACAGCACCAACAAGTGCAATCGAATAATTCAAGACAGCCTCTTGCTCCGAGAGATAATTTACCTGTTCCGCAGAGGTTTTCTTCTCCGGCCACTGCAAAGAGGTCACAGTCCGCCGGGAAATTTAATAAGATTTCTGCTGAGAGAGATCCTTCTCCGGCGGGAAAGGGGAAGAGATCTTCTTCCCCGGTGCCATCCAAATGTGTGGTTCCGAGTTTGGTTTCGGCTCGGGAGGAGAATCGGAAGGTTTCACGGGAGGCTGCTATTATTGTTCCGTCGAGGTATCGACAGCCGTCTCCAACTGCCAGGAAGCAGCCTTCGCCGAATCCTAGAAGAGCTTCGATTTCTCCGGGGAGAAGGTTGTCTGGTGGTTTGAAGTTTTCACCCGTTGTAGTTGATTCGTCGGCTAAGAAGAAGATGGTGGCTGGGATTTCTAGGGTTTCTGATGCGTTGGTTGGGTCTACGAAGACGACAAGGAAGAATTGGGATGAACTAAATGTTGAAGGTGAATCTAAGGAAAAGGGTACTGCGTCTAGAAATAGGGTTGATTCTCAATCAATCTTGCGTACTCAG GCTGCAATGTCAAGGAGATTGAGTGATGTGAAAGGTCAAAAATTTGATGACAATGAATCTTCTACTGATGAGAATACTAAAGTCTGTTCTCCTCAAAGTTGTTCGAAGTCAGAGAAATCCAAGTTTGCTGGTCTTGGTATTACAATTCATGAGAAGAAATGGACTGATGGAAGTGTTCCTCTTGATGCAGTACCTGCCAACCTTGAAAGGCTCGGAAAG GAGGCAATGCAAAGGAAAGCTCTTGCTTCTGCAGCTGCTGCTGCAGCATTAGAGGAGGCCAATGCTACTGAATGTATAATAAGAAATTTAAG CATGTTTTCAGACCTCTGTTCTGTGTGCAAAGCCAAAAATCCTTTGCCAACCATAGACAGGTTTTTTACAATCTATGAGGATGTACTAAAATCAACTGCAATGGCTGAAACTGTTGCTAATAGTCACAATATCGAGAAACCCAATGACAGCATTCCAACAGAGCAATCAAAATCACTCTCTCTTTGGGTTGAAGCTGCTTTGGCCACTGATCTTCAGATAGTATCTCTTCTTACTGAAACCGGTGCAGATACTACTCCATCAGCTCTTCAGAAAAGCCTGTCAAAACGACACTCTCTTAACGCAACTAAGTATAATTTGAAAGTCttttcatctccaacatccAGTCCAAGTGATGGTGTGTGGACAAAAGGTAGTGGAATGAAAGAGACAGTGGAGCTTGGAACAAGTTTGCTGTCAGAAATGCAAATATGGTTTCTACGTTTTGTGGAAGAGTCCCTTGAAGCAGGATTTAAAGTGTTTGGAGATTGTGCAAGTGATGGCAAGAAAACATTGCCTCTGGATGGTGGCTCCATTGCTATTGTTTTATCACATTTGAAACGGGTAAATGCATGGTTGGACCGCATTGTTTCTAAAGGGAATCACTCACTGGCTGATAAGATTGAAAAATTGAAGAGAAAGATCTATGGTTTTGTTATCCAGCATGTAGGATCATCTTTTGATAATTCAACATCACCTATTTCATCCTGA